In Deinococcus sp. QL22, the following are encoded in one genomic region:
- a CDS encoding AMP-binding protein, producing MTLVEVRAAVSALSQTGLLGVHPAQALAQLGAALVQYGPSLYTLAVWAARRQPDSVALVDDDGPTTCRALLARADAIAAQLAGRPERLQRVGLLCRNHLTFVATLLACGRLGLDAVLLNTTFSPEEVAAVCASQRLELLICDDAFAEALSLDSVILLPVSTLTGSAKHVPIRRQSGRGSISILTSGSTGTPKVVRRKANALALLPTVTALLQQLPLRAGAPTLLTLPLFHGHGLATLCISLLMGAPLYVFARSRPEDQWRCLEQEKIEVLVLVPTVLHRLLNLPNLSNLPTLRAIICGSAPLPERTQKVFGPVMYNLYGSSEAGLISLATPLHLLAAPGTVGRVLPGVTVQIERAQLRVRSTLTPRQTWFDTGDMGTIGAAGLLFLCGRSDDLLICGGENVYPEAIEARIACLPNVLECAVVGVPDAEYGQCLHAFIVLGSDTVERADLERDLARLLPRTLRPKQITFLPALPRNAVGKLMRARLPKS from the coding sequence GTGACTCTGGTAGAGGTACGGGCGGCGGTGTCGGCTCTCTCTCAAACCGGGTTACTGGGTGTCCATCCTGCCCAAGCGTTGGCCCAACTTGGTGCAGCACTCGTGCAATATGGCCCTTCGTTGTATACGCTGGCGGTCTGGGCGGCGCGGCGGCAACCCGATTCTGTGGCGCTGGTAGATGATGACGGCCCCACCACCTGCCGGGCGTTGCTGGCGCGGGCTGACGCTATCGCTGCACAGTTGGCCGGACGCCCCGAACGGCTTCAGCGGGTGGGCCTGCTGTGCCGCAATCACCTGACATTTGTGGCGACCCTGCTGGCCTGTGGCCGATTGGGGCTAGATGCCGTACTACTCAATACCACCTTCAGCCCCGAAGAAGTGGCCGCTGTGTGCGCGTCTCAGCGCTTGGAGTTGCTGATTTGTGACGACGCTTTTGCAGAGGCTCTGAGCTTAGACAGTGTCATTCTGTTGCCCGTTTCGACTCTGACTGGCTCAGCGAAACACGTTCCAATCAGGCGTCAATCTGGCCGGGGCAGTATCTCTATCCTGACTTCCGGCAGTACGGGGACGCCTAAAGTAGTGCGGCGGAAGGCCAACGCCCTGGCATTGCTGCCCACCGTCACTGCCTTGCTTCAGCAATTGCCGCTGCGGGCGGGTGCGCCCACGCTGCTAACTCTGCCCCTCTTTCACGGGCATGGTCTGGCAACCCTCTGCATCAGTTTGCTGATGGGTGCGCCGCTGTACGTGTTCGCACGGAGCAGGCCCGAAGACCAGTGGCGCTGTCTGGAACAAGAAAAGATAGAAGTATTGGTGCTGGTTCCCACCGTCCTCCATCGCCTGTTAAATCTGCCCAATCTCTCCAATTTACCTACACTCCGGGCCATCATCTGCGGCTCTGCACCCTTGCCCGAACGCACCCAAAAAGTATTTGGCCCCGTCATGTACAACCTGTACGGCTCCAGCGAGGCAGGCCTGATTTCGCTGGCAACACCCCTGCACTTGCTGGCGGCTCCGGGCACGGTGGGGCGGGTGCTGCCGGGCGTGACGGTGCAAATAGAGAGGGCCCAACTGCGGGTGCGTTCTACCCTCACGCCTCGGCAGACTTGGTTTGATACAGGCGATATGGGAACAATCGGCGCGGCGGGCCTGCTGTTCCTGTGTGGCCGAAGCGACGATCTGCTGATTTGCGGCGGCGAAAACGTGTATCCGGAAGCCATAGAAGCCCGGATTGCCTGCCTGCCCAATGTTCTGGAATGCGCGGTAGTGGGCGTACCAGACGCGGAATACGGCCAATGTCTTCATGCCTTCATCGTGCTGGGTTCGGACACCGTTGAACGGGCTGATCTGGAGCGCGATCTGGCCCGGTTGCTGCCGCGCACGCTGCGGCCCAAG
- a CDS encoding SDR family oxidoreductase has translation MGRVPGSPPALAPSCRHSEQLRQAVAGKTILITGASFGIGRAAALLLAEAGAEVLLLARSGDELAELATAIRANGGKASSYELDLSKPADLAPVAAQIRAAHPRIDIIISNAGKSIRRPVLQSGEKQDLDRLLAVNFSGPAALLLALVPRMVAQGGGQIVNVSSVSAGPPPLPRWGAYQSSKAGFDLWFKSLGTELRGRGVRVCSVYLPLVRTRMIAPTPAYRFAPALTPHEAAEAVAYALVYPKVQRVAPWWMKSLELAALLLPGPLGHLLSGLETLEFRLSRRQKR, from the coding sequence ATGGGCCGTGTCCCTGGCTCGCCTCCTGCTCTCGCCCCCAGTTGCCGCCACTCCGAACAGCTCCGTCAAGCAGTGGCGGGCAAAACCATTCTCATCACAGGCGCGTCGTTCGGTATTGGTAGAGCGGCGGCTTTACTGTTGGCCGAAGCGGGGGCCGAAGTCTTGTTGCTGGCCCGCAGTGGCGATGAATTGGCTGAACTGGCAACCGCTATTCGCGCCAATGGGGGAAAAGCCAGTTCCTACGAGCTTGACCTCTCCAAGCCTGCCGACCTTGCCCCGGTTGCTGCGCAGATTCGGGCGGCGCACCCCCGAATAGATATCATCATCAGCAACGCGGGCAAATCTATCCGGCGGCCCGTGCTGCAATCGGGCGAGAAGCAGGATTTAGATCGCCTGTTGGCCGTCAACTTTTCTGGCCCGGCGGCGCTGTTGCTGGCGCTGGTGCCGCGCATGGTGGCGCAGGGCGGCGGGCAGATCGTCAACGTGTCCAGCGTGTCGGCTGGCCCGCCGCCGCTGCCGCGCTGGGGGGCGTATCAGAGCAGCAAGGCGGGTTTCGACCTGTGGTTCAAGAGTCTGGGCACAGAACTGCGGGGCCGGGGCGTGCGCGTGTGCAGCGTGTATCTGCCGCTGGTGCGTACCCGCATGATCGCCCCCACGCCCGCCTACCGCTTCGCTCCTGCCCTCACGCCGCACGAGGCCGCCGAAGCTGTGGCTTACGCGCTGGTGTATCCCAAAGTTCAACGGGTTGCGCCCTGGTGGATGAAGTCGCTGGAACTGGCCGCTCTGCTCTTGCCGGGGCCACTCGGACACCTGCTGAGCGGTCTGGAAACCCTGGAATTCAGGCTATCCAGACGGCAGAAACGGTGA
- a CDS encoding radical SAM protein: MFKHAPIRVTLAFPNRYSVGMASLGYQVIYRMFNQEEGVACERAFLPDDVEAFEKGGQPLPTVETGRAAGNCELFAISVSFELDLTNIIRLLDIAGMHPLREKRDDSDPVVMVGGPLTSSNPYPLTPFADVIIIGDGEQIVPVVSEALREATSREDFYDLVDGMPGVFLPARHTHEPKWATAPKELLPAYSQIVTPHSELSNMFLVEAQRGCPRPCTFCLARTMYGPNRNNQAQELLDVIPDWVQKVGLVGAALSDFPHTKYVGRTLTDRGIKLGVSSIRADTVDAELAEILKAGGLRTFTVASDAPSERLRRWLKKGITTEDLTKTAQISRDLGFKGIKVYMMIGLGPENDDDISELISFTKDLAKINRIALGISPFVPKRHTPHFADAFAGVQVIEKRMKRIQKELRTTAELRNVSAKWAWVESVVARGGPEVGMAAYSIYRNESIGAWKKALEEVGWSDEFETNAAAIDLPPGQYAPGEVSAHAQGLAV; this comes from the coding sequence ATGTTCAAACACGCACCCATCCGGGTCACTTTGGCTTTTCCCAACCGCTATAGCGTGGGCATGGCGTCACTGGGCTATCAGGTCATCTACCGCATGTTCAATCAGGAAGAGGGCGTGGCCTGCGAACGTGCCTTCCTGCCCGACGATGTAGAGGCCTTTGAGAAGGGCGGCCAACCGCTGCCCACCGTCGAAACGGGCCGTGCGGCGGGTAACTGCGAACTGTTTGCCATCAGCGTCAGCTTCGAGCTTGACCTGACCAACATTATCCGGCTGCTGGACATTGCCGGAATGCACCCCCTGCGAGAAAAGCGCGACGATTCCGACCCCGTGGTGATGGTGGGCGGCCCGCTGACCAGTTCCAACCCCTACCCGCTGACCCCTTTTGCCGACGTGATCATCATCGGCGACGGCGAACAGATCGTGCCCGTGGTCTCCGAAGCGTTGCGTGAAGCCACCTCCCGCGAAGATTTCTATGATCTCGTGGACGGGATGCCGGGTGTGTTCCTGCCTGCTCGCCACACCCACGAACCCAAATGGGCCACCGCGCCCAAGGAACTGTTGCCCGCCTACAGCCAGATCGTGACGCCGCATAGCGAACTGAGCAACATGTTCCTCGTGGAAGCCCAACGCGGCTGCCCCCGCCCCTGCACCTTCTGCCTGGCCCGCACCATGTACGGCCCCAACCGCAACAATCAGGCGCAGGAGTTGCTGGACGTGATTCCCGATTGGGTGCAGAAGGTAGGACTGGTGGGCGCGGCCCTCAGCGACTTCCCGCACACCAAATACGTGGGGCGCACCCTCACAGACCGCGGCATCAAGCTGGGCGTGTCGTCCATCCGCGCCGATACCGTGGACGCCGAACTGGCCGAGATTCTGAAGGCGGGTGGCCTGCGTACCTTCACGGTGGCCTCCGATGCGCCGTCAGAACGCCTGCGCCGCTGGCTGAAGAAGGGTATCACCACCGAAGACCTCACCAAAACCGCGCAGATCAGCCGCGATCTGGGCTTCAAGGGCATCAAGGTCTACATGATGATCGGCCTCGGCCCCGAAAACGACGACGATATTTCGGAGCTGATCTCGTTTACCAAAGACCTCGCCAAGATCAACCGGATTGCGCTGGGCATCAGCCCATTCGTGCCCAAGCGCCATACGCCGCACTTTGCCGACGCTTTTGCGGGCGTGCAGGTCATCGAAAAGCGCATGAAACGCATCCAGAAGGAACTGCGAACCACGGCAGAACTCCGCAACGTGTCAGCAAAATGGGCGTGGGTGGAAAGCGTCGTGGCACGCGGCGGCCCCGAGGTCGGCATGGCGGCCTATTCCATCTACCGCAACGAGAGCATCGGCGCATGGAAGAAGGCGCTGGAGGAAGTGGGCTGGAGCGACGAGTTTGAAACCAACGCCGCTGCCATTGACCTGCCGCCCGGCCAGTACGCCCCCGGAGAAGTCAGCGCCCACGCGCAGGGCTTGGCGGTTTAA
- the icd gene encoding NADP-dependent isocitrate dehydrogenase yields the protein METHIKVPAQGEKITMQGGKLSVPNHPVIPFVEGDGTGADIWKASVRVLDAAVEVAYGGEKKIEWMEVYAGEKSTQVYGAGEWLPAETIKAFDEYLFGIKGPLTTPVGTGIRSINVALRQELDLYACVRPVQYFAGVPSPVKRPQDVDMVIFRENTEDIYAGIEYKAGTPEADKMRDFLMNEMGVTKIRFPNTSSFGIKPVSQEGTERLVRAAIQFALDNGRKSVAIVHKGNIMKFTEGGFRDWAYDLAKREFGGVEIDGGPWLQLPGGIVIKDVIADNFLQQILLRPTEYDVIATLNLNGDYVSDALAAQVGGIGIAPGANINYVSGHAIFEATHGTAPKYAGKDVINPSSVILSGEMMLRYMGWTEAADLILKGLDQTIQQRVVTYDFARNMEGATEVKTSQFADKIIENMRGAGA from the coding sequence ATGGAAACTCATATCAAGGTGCCCGCGCAGGGCGAAAAAATCACCATGCAGGGCGGCAAACTTAGCGTGCCCAATCACCCGGTCATCCCGTTCGTGGAAGGCGACGGCACGGGCGCAGACATCTGGAAGGCCAGCGTGCGTGTGCTGGACGCTGCCGTAGAAGTCGCTTACGGCGGCGAAAAGAAGATCGAGTGGATGGAAGTCTACGCGGGCGAGAAGTCCACGCAGGTCTACGGCGCTGGCGAGTGGCTGCCCGCTGAAACGATCAAGGCGTTCGACGAGTACCTGTTCGGCATCAAGGGGCCTTTGACGACGCCGGTGGGCACGGGCATTCGCTCCATCAACGTGGCGCTCCGTCAGGAACTCGACCTGTACGCCTGCGTGCGCCCCGTGCAGTACTTCGCGGGCGTGCCCAGTCCCGTCAAGCGTCCCCAGGACGTGGATATGGTCATCTTCCGCGAGAACACCGAGGACATCTACGCCGGAATCGAGTACAAGGCCGGAACGCCCGAAGCCGACAAGATGCGCGATTTCCTGATGAACGAAATGGGCGTGACCAAAATCCGCTTCCCCAACACCTCCAGCTTCGGCATCAAGCCCGTGTCTCAGGAAGGCACCGAGCGTCTGGTACGGGCCGCCATTCAGTTTGCCCTCGACAACGGGCGCAAGAGCGTCGCCATCGTGCATAAGGGCAACATCATGAAGTTCACGGAAGGCGGCTTCCGCGACTGGGCCTACGACCTCGCCAAGCGTGAATTCGGCGGCGTGGAAATCGACGGCGGCCCCTGGCTCCAGCTTCCCGGCGGCATCGTCATCAAAGACGTGATCGCCGACAACTTCCTTCAGCAAATCCTGCTGCGTCCCACCGAATACGACGTGATCGCCACCCTCAACCTCAACGGGGACTACGTGTCCGACGCCCTCGCCGCGCAAGTGGGCGGCATCGGCATCGCGCCCGGAGCCAACATCAACTACGTGTCGGGCCACGCCATTTTCGAGGCCACGCACGGCACGGCCCCCAAGTACGCGGGCAAAGACGTCATCAACCCCAGCAGCGTGATTCTGTCGGGCGAGATGATGCTGCGCTACATGGGCTGGACGGAAGCCGCCGACCTGATTCTGAAGGGCCTCGATCAGACCATTCAGCAGCGCGTCGTGACCTACGATTTTGCCCGCAACATGGAAGGCGCAACCGAAGTCAAGACCAGTCAGTTCGCCGACAAGATCATTGAAAACATGCGTGGCGCAGGCGCTTAA
- a CDS encoding carbohydrate ABC transporter permease, translated as MTTPNRRESRREQHKKGGTGAQVTLRNTLIAYAFMLPFLILLVVYHTWPVFFGTYLAFTEYNVINPPKWVGVDNFRELAQDEQFWSGLRNSLKYILVVPVIQGLSIAVAMLVNRPMKGIGFFRTAYYVPVVTSFAVVGLIWTWMYQQEGPVNFVLQALGLMDEPKSLLNNPLTALYAVMFVTLWKGIGYYMVLYLAGLQAIAPELEEAAVIDGATRLQVFWNITLPGLRPTILVCSLLSTISAIKVFEEIYVMTSGGPAGSTYTALFYTFSRAFVDFKFGQAAAAGLVIAVISIFFGLINFRITRGGKADA; from the coding sequence ATGACAACACCCAACCGGCGGGAATCGCGCCGTGAGCAGCACAAGAAGGGCGGCACGGGGGCACAGGTCACCCTGCGGAACACCCTGATCGCCTACGCCTTCATGCTGCCCTTTTTGATCTTGCTGGTCGTGTACCACACCTGGCCCGTATTTTTCGGCACCTACCTTGCGTTCACCGAATACAACGTCATCAATCCGCCCAAATGGGTCGGCGTGGATAATTTCCGGGAGTTGGCACAGGACGAGCAATTCTGGTCGGGCCTGCGCAACAGCCTGAAATACATTCTGGTGGTTCCGGTCATTCAGGGTCTCAGCATTGCCGTGGCCATGCTGGTCAACCGCCCCATGAAGGGCATCGGCTTTTTCCGCACCGCCTACTACGTGCCAGTGGTGACCAGCTTTGCGGTGGTGGGCCTGATCTGGACCTGGATGTACCAGCAAGAAGGCCCGGTGAACTTTGTGCTGCAAGCGCTGGGGCTGATGGACGAACCCAAAAGCCTGCTGAATAACCCGCTGACGGCCCTGTACGCGGTGATGTTCGTGACGCTCTGGAAGGGCATCGGCTACTACATGGTGCTGTATCTGGCGGGCCTGCAAGCCATTGCGCCGGAACTGGAAGAAGCGGCGGTCATAGACGGCGCCACCCGGCTGCAAGTGTTCTGGAACATCACGTTGCCGGGGCTGCGGCCCACCATTTTGGTGTGTAGCCTGCTGTCCACCATCAGCGCCATCAAGGTGTTCGAGGAAATCTACGTGATGACCAGTGGCGGGCCTGCGGGCAGCACGTATACGGCGCTGTTCTACACGTTTTCGCGGGCGTTCGTGGATTTCAAATTTGGGCAGGCGGCGGCGGCGGGCTTGGTCATCGCCGTCATCAGCATTTTCTTTGGCCTGATCAACTTCCGCATTACGCGGGGAGGCAAAGCCGATGCTTGA
- a CDS encoding carbohydrate ABC transporter permease, which produces MLEQPTTTPPQRRAATAQETAHVASGLRSRRKRKNLLINAFAYLVLALIALIMLYPFYWTLITSFEPTGNIYQAKLWPSGWSLKNYVEVFQGTTVPFWRMALNSVIICTLGVTLTVGFAALAAYPLAKMRFPGRDLIFYAILTLMVLPNEAGLIVNYSTTVNLGLLRQDNAVLNVLAQYAAVVLPGLASIVGLFLIRQAYLGVPMELIEAARIDGAKELTIWRRVMLPLALPTIVAFSILEFVAYWNSFLWARIVLRDKELLPLSAGLLELSGTFSTNSRAVMAGAVLTILPILIVFAFGQKYFMKGIEGAVKG; this is translated from the coding sequence ATGCTTGAGCAACCCACCACCACACCGCCGCAGCGCCGGGCCGCCACCGCACAGGAAACGGCGCACGTGGCGTCCGGCCTCCGCTCCCGCCGCAAGCGCAAGAACTTGCTGATCAACGCCTTCGCCTACCTCGTGCTGGCCCTGATCGCGCTGATCATGCTCTATCCCTTTTACTGGACACTGATTACCAGTTTCGAGCCGACGGGCAACATCTATCAGGCCAAGCTGTGGCCTTCGGGCTGGAGCCTCAAAAACTATGTCGAAGTGTTTCAGGGCACCACCGTTCCGTTCTGGCGCATGGCCCTCAACAGCGTTATCATCTGCACGCTGGGCGTCACCCTGACGGTGGGATTCGCGGCGCTGGCGGCCTATCCGCTCGCCAAAATGCGCTTTCCTGGCCGCGACCTGATCTTTTACGCCATCCTGACCCTGATGGTGCTGCCCAACGAGGCGGGCCTGATCGTCAACTATTCCACCACCGTGAACCTGGGGCTGCTGCGCCAGGACAATGCCGTGCTGAACGTACTGGCGCAGTACGCCGCGGTGGTTCTGCCGGGGCTGGCGTCCATTGTGGGCCTGTTCCTGATCCGGCAGGCGTACCTCGGCGTGCCGATGGAACTGATCGAAGCCGCCCGCATAGACGGCGCAAAAGAACTGACCATCTGGCGGCGCGTGATGCTGCCGCTGGCGCTGCCGACCATCGTCGCCTTCTCGATTCTGGAATTCGTGGCCTACTGGAATTCCTTTCTGTGGGCGCGAATCGTGCTGCGCGATAAGGAACTGCTGCCGCTGTCGGCGGGCCTGCTGGAACTCAGCGGGACGTTCAGCACCAATAGCCGCGCCGTCATGGCAGGCGCAGTGCTGACCATCCTGCCCATTCTGATCGTGTTCGCCTTCGGGCAAAAATACTTTATGAAGGGGATCGAGGGCGCGGTGAAAGGGTGA
- a CDS encoding FAD-dependent oxidoreductase — MTLPVHTLPYRTLDRQWDVLVAGGGTAGAMAGIAAARSGASVLVIEAFGSLGGTGTNAWVTPLMRNVSGGQNLNRGLTDELKARLIARGDGGVDRGGNDNWFNPEGMKVVLEQMLLESGGEALYHTHVVAPVMDGQNIRSLVIHNKGGLQALPARVVIDSTGDADVAVAAGAGFHGGDSDGIHQAMSLRFTLAGIDTARLCDFLRARGQGQESPDFMHFWMVWGKGSTLEGLFRQGVDAGLLQERDGDYFQGFSVPGRPGEISFNCPRIRADLNDGANPWHLTGAQIDGREAIDRLTAFCRAFLTGCESAFVGTYAPMVGVRETRRIVGDYTLTLEDILDCRTFPDSICRNHYPVDIHSPRGAKLIHEREGSAPYFAPDAFHEIPYRAILPQQLRNVLVPGRAASSSFEAQSAIRVQQNCHTMGEAAGIAAAWAAREWGGDVRAVDVAALQAEMRARGGYV, encoded by the coding sequence GTGACCCTGCCCGTCCACACTCTCCCCTACCGCACCCTAGACCGCCAGTGGGACGTACTCGTCGCAGGCGGCGGCACGGCGGGCGCGATGGCCGGAATTGCCGCCGCCCGCAGCGGGGCCAGCGTGCTGGTCATTGAGGCGTTTGGCAGTCTGGGCGGCACGGGAACCAACGCCTGGGTCACGCCCCTGATGCGGAACGTGTCGGGTGGACAGAACCTGAACCGGGGGCTGACCGACGAACTGAAAGCCCGCCTGATCGCACGCGGCGACGGCGGCGTAGACAGGGGTGGCAACGATAACTGGTTCAACCCGGAAGGCATGAAAGTGGTGCTGGAACAGATGCTGCTGGAATCGGGCGGCGAGGCGCTGTATCACACGCATGTGGTGGCCCCGGTCATGGACGGACAGAACATTCGGTCACTGGTCATTCACAACAAGGGCGGTCTGCAAGCCCTGCCCGCCCGCGTGGTTATCGATTCCACCGGGGACGCCGACGTGGCTGTGGCTGCTGGCGCTGGCTTTCACGGCGGCGACAGTGACGGCATTCATCAGGCCATGAGTCTGCGATTTACGCTGGCAGGCATCGACACGGCGCGGCTGTGCGACTTCCTGCGGGCGCGGGGGCAGGGGCAGGAATCGCCCGACTTCATGCACTTCTGGATGGTGTGGGGCAAAGGCAGCACGCTGGAAGGGCTGTTCCGGCAGGGAGTAGACGCGGGGCTGCTGCAAGAGCGCGACGGCGACTATTTTCAGGGTTTCAGCGTTCCGGGGCGGCCCGGCGAGATCAGTTTCAATTGCCCGCGCATCCGGGCCGACCTCAACGACGGCGCTAATCCCTGGCACCTCACGGGCGCACAGATCGACGGGCGCGAGGCCATAGACCGCCTGACCGCCTTCTGCCGCGCCTTCCTTACCGGTTGCGAGTCGGCATTCGTGGGCACCTACGCGCCGATGGTGGGCGTGCGAGAAACCCGCCGCATTGTGGGCGACTACACCCTGACGCTGGAAGACATTCTGGATTGCCGCACCTTCCCCGATTCCATCTGCCGCAACCACTACCCCGTGGATATTCACAGTCCACGCGGCGCAAAACTGATTCATGAGCGCGAAGGCAGCGCCCCGTATTTTGCGCCCGACGCCTTCCACGAGATTCCTTACCGGGCCATTTTGCCCCAGCAGCTGCGGAATGTGCTGGTGCCGGGGCGGGCGGCCAGCAGCAGCTTCGAGGCGCAGTCGGCCATCCGGGTGCAGCAAAATTGCCACACGATGGGCGAGGCGGCGGGCATCGCGGCGGCGTGGGCAGCGCGGGAGTGGGGGGGCGACGTGCGGGCGGTAGACGTGGCGGCGCTTCAGGCCGAAATGCGGGCGCGGGGAGGATACGTATGA
- a CDS encoding DinB family protein has translation MSRAADLKTQRAYQILPQDDARFTPQIGALVEMLHYARLTTLHDVAGLTAEQLDAVPAGFGNSVGMLLAHIAAVHRIYHGLSFEGWDVFEDEAYAPHRLALDLGAAAREHIRGHELGHYLAELEAASALTLDGLAARDDAWLASDLVMGGTVQMNHHWAWFHVMEDEVNHRGQIRLILNIVAPKVKAGEAT, from the coding sequence ATGAGCAGAGCGGCAGATTTGAAAACGCAGCGGGCCTACCAGATTTTGCCGCAGGACGACGCCCGGTTTACGCCTCAGATCGGGGCACTCGTGGAGATGCTGCACTATGCCCGCCTCACCACCCTGCATGACGTGGCAGGCCTGACCGCAGAGCAACTGGACGCCGTTCCCGCTGGTTTCGGCAACTCGGTGGGGATGCTGCTGGCGCATATCGCCGCCGTTCACCGCATCTATCACGGGCTGTCGTTTGAGGGCTGGGACGTGTTTGAGGATGAGGCTTACGCTCCCCACCGACTGGCGCTGGACTTGGGTGCGGCGGCCCGCGAGCACATCCGGGGTCACGAACTGGGGCACTATCTGGCCGAACTGGAAGCGGCCTCGGCCCTGACTTTGGACGGCTTGGCAGCGCGGGACGATGCGTGGCTGGCGTCCGATCTGGTGATGGGCGGGACTGTTCAGATGAACCACCACTGGGCCTGGTTCCATGTAATGGAAGATGAGGTGAACCACCGGGGCCAGATTCGGCTGATTCTGAACATCGTTGCGCCTAAAGTGAAGGCGGGGGAAGCGACTTGA
- a CDS encoding histidine phosphatase family protein yields MSGELLIRHAKAAGQAPGAPLTPEGVEQAAQLAESLSGSGITRIVSSPWQRAVDTAGPLAGRLGLPVKTDERLTERVLSGRDMVYWQTALKLSFRIPALALPGGESGHTARTRILAALNDARDPAGVTAIVTHGNLMALALGLDFDGWAGLRNPDVWVWNAEASARWEPA; encoded by the coding sequence TTGAGCGGCGAACTGCTGATTCGCCATGCCAAAGCGGCTGGTCAAGCGCCGGGTGCACCCCTAACGCCGGAAGGTGTGGAGCAGGCCGCACAACTGGCAGAAAGCCTGTCTGGAAGCGGTATAACCCGCATCGTGAGTAGCCCTTGGCAGCGGGCGGTAGACACAGCGGGGCCACTGGCAGGGCGGCTGGGCTTGCCCGTGAAGACCGATGAGCGCCTGACAGAACGGGTGCTGAGCGGCCGGGATATGGTGTACTGGCAAACGGCACTGAAGCTCAGCTTCCGTATTCCCGCTCTAGCTCTGCCCGGTGGTGAATCCGGCCACACCGCCCGCACCCGCATTCTGGCCGCACTGAACGACGCCCGCGATCCGGCGGGAGTGACCGCAATCGTCACGCACGGCAATCTGATGGCGCTCGCGCTGGGGCTGGATTTTGACGGCTGGGCAGGCCTACGCAACCCAGATGTGTGGGTGTGGAATGCTGAAGCCTCCGCACGCTGGGAACCCGCATGA
- a CDS encoding serine aminopeptidase domain-containing protein, whose translation MTRAFSPTDPHATPLHGHTPYQIERRVLAGVPCLIECPVDGVEIRALCIVYHGAWAAKEGKLGVYSALVARGVAMVIPDAALHGERQSDTPPSLNAREYVWESVRRTVAEASALIDALGDLFGPRLAYMRPMWVVGSSMGGYVAQTLMQTERRVSRVAALITSGVWAEPEVRQPELVAFLDAYRPVTHSGQAAPIPFLLASGEADPTFPLAAHHAPTAAAYREAYAQAGAAHQLHEATFAGVGHYTSVGMRDHVLRFFLADPNFLTDFPAESDA comes from the coding sequence ATGACCCGCGCATTCTCGCCCACCGACCCACACGCCACGCCCCTGCACGGCCACACGCCCTACCAGATCGAGCGCCGTGTGCTGGCGGGCGTCCCGTGTCTGATCGAATGTCCCGTAGACGGGGTGGAGATTCGCGCGCTCTGCATCGTCTATCACGGCGCTTGGGCCGCCAAAGAGGGCAAATTGGGCGTGTATTCGGCGCTGGTGGCGCGTGGCGTGGCGATGGTCATTCCAGATGCGGCATTACACGGAGAACGGCAAAGCGATACTCCACCCAGTCTGAACGCCCGCGAATACGTCTGGGAGAGCGTGAGGCGCACAGTGGCCGAAGCCTCAGCCCTGATTGACGCGTTGGGAGACCTGTTTGGCCCGCGCCTTGCATATATGCGCCCGATGTGGGTGGTGGGCAGCAGTATGGGCGGCTACGTGGCGCAAACGCTGATGCAGACCGAGCGGCGCGTCTCGCGTGTGGCGGCCCTGATCACGTCGGGCGTGTGGGCAGAGCCGGAAGTGCGGCAGCCGGAATTGGTGGCTTTTCTGGACGCTTACCGACCCGTGACGCACTCAGGCCAAGCCGCACCGATTCCCTTCCTGCTGGCCAGTGGCGAGGCCGACCCGACCTTTCCGTTGGCTGCCCACCACGCGCCCACTGCCGCTGCCTACCGCGAAGCCTATGCACAGGCCGGAGCCGCGCATCAGTTGCACGAGGCGACTTTTGCAGGCGTGGGCCACTACACCAGCGTGGGGATGCGCGATCATGTCTTGCGGTTCTTTCTGGCAGACCCAAACTTTCTGACAGACTTTCCGGCAGAATCGGACGCGTGA